The Pirellulales bacterium genomic sequence CCGCCAGCAAAACCAACGACATCGCCGGCGATGGCACGACTACCGCCACGGTGCTGGCTGAAGCCATTTACAAAGAAGGGCTGCGAATGATTGCCGCCGGGGCCGACCCGATGGCACTTTCTCGCGGAATATCCAAAGCCACGGAAATCGTGTTCGAGGCCATCAAGAAGATGGCTTCGCCCATTGACGAAAAGAATCGCAAGGAAATTGAGCAAATTGCCACCATTGCCGGCAACAACGATCCATCGATTGGAAAAGTATTGTCCGACGCCTTCATGAAAGTTGGAAAAAACGGCGTGATCACCGTCGAGGAAGGGAAGCAGAGCGAAACGACGGTTGACGTGGTGGAAGGAATGCAGTTTGACCGCGGCTTTTTATCGCCGCACTTTGTCACCAATGCCGACGAGCAAATCGTCGAGCTGGAAAATTGCTACGTGCTGGTGTATGAAGAAAAAATCTCCAATGCCAAAAATTTGGTGCCCCTGTTGGAAGCCATCAGCAAGGCGAACAAGCCGCTGCTCATCATCGCCGAAGATGTGGAAGGCGAAGCGTTGGCCACTCTAGTCGTGAATAAGCTGCGTGGCATTTTGAACGTGTGCGCGGTGAAAGCGCCTGGTTATGGCGACCGCCGTAAGGCGATGCTGGGCGACATTGCCGTGCTGACCGGCGGTCAGGCGATTTTCAAAGACCTGGGCATTCAACTCGATTCGGTCAAGCTGACCGACCTGGGCCGGGCGAAAAAAATCATTGTCGACAGCGAGAATACGACGATTGTCGACGGCGCCGGCAAGAAGGATGCCATTGATGGCCGGGTCGAGCAGATTCGGCGCGAAATCGAAGGGACCGACAGCGATTACGACCGTGAAAAACTTCAAGAACGCCTGGCGAAGCTGGCTGGCGGGGTGGCGCAAATTCACTGCGGCGCCGTGACCGAAACCGAAATGAAGGAGCGCAAGTATTTGTTGGAAGATGCCCAGTCAGCCACGAAGGCGGCGCTGGAAGAAGGCATTGTTCCCGGCGGCGGCGTGGCTTTGCTGCGGTGCGAAAAGGTGCTGGACAAACACGGCCTGGAAGGGGACGAAGCCCTGGGTGCGCAAATTGTACGGAACGTGCTCCACTGGCCGCTGAGCTGCATCGCTGAAAATGCCGGAGTCGATGGCGCGGTGGTGGTGAACCGGGTGCGGCACATGAAAGGCAAAAACGACGGTTACGATGCCGACCGCGATGAATACACCGATCTTGCTGCTCGCGGCATTATCGATCCGGCGAAAGTGGTGCGGATTGCCTTACAAAACGCCGCCAGTGTGGCCAGTTTGCTTTTGACCACGTCCGCATTAGTGACCGACATGCCGAAGGAAGAGGAGGAAGCCGGCGGCCACGACCATGGTCACGACCACGGCATGGGAGGCATGGGCGGAATGGGCGGCGGCATGGGTGGTATGGGAATGGGTGGCATGGGCGGGATGATGTGAGTCAACCGACGACAGAGTCGTCGGCTTGGGTTTTTATCGAAACAGAAAATCGTCAATTCATTTTATTTGCAAGGAAACAAATCATGGCCAAATCGAAATTGCGTCCGCTGGATGATCGTGTTGTCGTGAAGCCGGTTGAAGCCGAGGAGCGCACGGCCGGCGGCATTGTGCTGCCCGACAGCGCCAAGGAAAAGCCGCAGCGGGGCAAAGTGGTTTCGATTGGGCCAGGCAAGTTGCTGGAAAGCGGGCAGCGGGGCACGCTTTCGGTTTCGATCGGTGATGAAGTGATTTACGGAAAATACTCCGGCACCGACATCGAGCTGGAAGGGGACGAAGTCAAAATCCTCCGCGAGACCGACATTTTGGCGAAGGTGCTGAATTAGCTCGCAGCGCGTCGTTTAGATCGTACATGGCCCCCGGCGAGTCGCCGGGGGCTAAATAAACAATTCGTTAAATACAAATCATTTCGTTAATCAGGAATCCATATCGTGTCAGCCAAACAATTGCTGTTTGAAGATCAGGCCCGCGCGAAAATGCTCAAGGGTGTGGAAAAGCTTGCCGACGCCGTGGCCGTAACCATGGGTCCGACGGGCCGGAACGTGATTATTTCTAAATCGTTCGGCGGCCCCACGGTTACCAAAGACGGCGTGACCGTGAGCAAGGAAGTCGATTTGGAAGATCGCTTCGAAAACATGGGCGCCAAGCTAGTGAACGAAGTGGCCAGTAAAACGTCGGACATTGCCGGCGACGGCACCACGACGGCCACGGTGCTGGCTCGGGCGATTTTCAAAGAGGGGTGCAAAGTCATTGCCGCCGGCAGCAACCCGATGGCGGTGCGGCGCGGCATCGACAAGGCCACGGATGCGGCCGTCGAGCATTTGAAATCGATGGCCAAGCCCGTTTCGGGCAAGGCGGAAGTTTCTCAGGTCGGCGCCATCAGCGCCAACAGCGACAAGGAAATTGGCGATCTGTTGGCCGACGCGTTGGAAAAGGTGGGCAAAGACGGCGTGATCACGGTCGAAGAAGGCAAGAGCATGGCGACGGAAGTGAAATATGTCGACGGCATGCAGTTCGACAAGGGATTCATTTCGCCGTACTTCATCACGCGCCCCACAGAAATGGATTGCTTTCTGGAAGACGCGTTGATTTTGATTCACGAAAAGAAAATCAGCAACTTGCGCGAATTGGTGCCGATTTTGGAAAAAGTGGCACAAGGCGGCAAGCCGCTGTTGATCATTGCCGAGGATGTGGAAGGCGAGGCGCTGACGGCGCTGGTTGTGAACCGCCTGCGCGGCGTGCTGAACGTGTGTGCGGTGAAGGCGCCGGGCTTTGGC encodes the following:
- the groL gene encoding chaperonin GroEL (60 kDa chaperone family; promotes refolding of misfolded polypeptides especially under stressful conditions; forms two stacked rings of heptamers to form a barrel-shaped 14mer; ends can be capped by GroES; misfolded proteins enter the barrel where they are refolded when GroES binds); this translates as MAKQMVFDDEARLPLAAGVNKLAKAVRSTLGPRGRNAVLDKGWGSPKITKDGVTVAEDIELDDPYENLGAKLVKEAASKTNDIAGDGTTTATVLAEAIYKEGLRMIAAGADPMALSRGISKATEIVFEAIKKMASPIDEKNRKEIEQIATIAGNNDPSIGKVLSDAFMKVGKNGVITVEEGKQSETTVDVVEGMQFDRGFLSPHFVTNADEQIVELENCYVLVYEEKISNAKNLVPLLEAISKANKPLLIIAEDVEGEALATLVVNKLRGILNVCAVKAPGYGDRRKAMLGDIAVLTGGQAIFKDLGIQLDSVKLTDLGRAKKIIVDSENTTIVDGAGKKDAIDGRVEQIRREIEGTDSDYDREKLQERLAKLAGGVAQIHCGAVTETEMKERKYLLEDAQSATKAALEEGIVPGGGVALLRCEKVLDKHGLEGDEALGAQIVRNVLHWPLSCIAENAGVDGAVVVNRVRHMKGKNDGYDADRDEYTDLAARGIIDPAKVVRIALQNAASVASLLLTTSALVTDMPKEEEEAGGHDHGHDHGMGGMGGMGGGMGGMGMGGMGGMM
- the groES gene encoding co-chaperone GroES; its protein translation is MAKSKLRPLDDRVVVKPVEAEERTAGGIVLPDSAKEKPQRGKVVSIGPGKLLESGQRGTLSVSIGDEVIYGKYSGTDIELEGDEVKILRETDILAKVLN
- the groL gene encoding chaperonin GroEL (60 kDa chaperone family; promotes refolding of misfolded polypeptides especially under stressful conditions; forms two stacked rings of heptamers to form a barrel-shaped 14mer; ends can be capped by GroES; misfolded proteins enter the barrel where they are refolded when GroES binds), with translation MSAKQLLFEDQARAKMLKGVEKLADAVAVTMGPTGRNVIISKSFGGPTVTKDGVTVSKEVDLEDRFENMGAKLVNEVASKTSDIAGDGTTTATVLARAIFKEGCKVIAAGSNPMAVRRGIDKATDAAVEHLKSMAKPVSGKAEVSQVGAISANSDKEIGDLLADALEKVGKDGVITVEEGKSMATEVKYVDGMQFDKGFISPYFITRPTEMDCFLEDALILIHEKKISNLRELVPILEKVAQGGKPLLIIAEDVEGEALTALVVNRLRGVLNVCAVKAPGFGDRRKAMLQDIAIVTGGTLISEDLGIKLESLELNQLGRAKKITVDKNDTTIVEGAGKRADIQNRIQQIRNQIENTESDYDKEKFQERLAKLTGGVAIISVGAGTEAEMKQKKARVEDALHATRAAVEEGILPGGGVALVRCREAVEKNRGSAKGDEKIGIDIVLHAIEAPMRQIADNCGIDGSVVVDEVREKPTNTGFDANRQEYVDMVKAGIIDPLKVVRSALANASSIAGLMLTTEALVTNLEDDDKKQRAPEGVIR